A window of Glycine soja cultivar W05 chromosome 13, ASM419377v2, whole genome shotgun sequence genomic DNA:
atataacttttgaAAGAGTGTAGATCCTCTAAAGTAAAATGATACAGGATTTGATAAAGTAACAAAGATATTGGTCAATATAAGACTTGTACAATAGACCTAaatccattttattttattttcctttattatttGGGATTATTGACTTCCTGTTATAAGGCGTGTACTGATTTCGGATGCCATAGTTAGTCTTTTCCTGTTGTTTTATTTCTAAAGCATACAAAATACacttatttttatgaaatttgcgCATGTTTTTAtcacttacaaaaaaaaaaatcttttattatttatatgcacGTACATTGAACGGTCTTTTTCAATATTATTTCCAAATAGagcatattattattatctgtGCTAAATAAGAACTCGAGGTGAATGGCACCTCAACAAtgagattcttttttttttttttcggttaTGGAATACCAACGTGTAaactgaaaaagagaaaaaaaatataattataagtattatataaaaagaGTTCAAATTGCATGgattcaatttattatttataagaattaattcaattgtaaaaaaaattaaaatatattacaagaacaagagataaaaaaaataacagataaaaagaaaaaaataattgtaagtTACTTGTTGCTGAAAACATGTTATCCGCTAGATATTGTAGAAAATtgagaattttaatttgtttaaatccaaataatataaataatatgcatAGAAAGACAatattttataatcaaaataaagtCTAAAATTGTTTCCCACTTTtggctaaaaagaaaaaatattttgaaactgatgaattttaaaattttttataaatatttttattaatcaataataacactaattttaaatttcttatataaatatgaatttactCAATTTACTTAAGTTCTATTGTACAAGTTTTATATTGATCAACAGTTTGGTTACTTTACCAAATATTATACCATTCTAATTTAAAGGATCTCCACTTACTTTTGGAAGCACAACCAAACTTGTAAAATACTTCATCCATCTTATAATAATTGCACtgttagaagaaaaaattgttttaaataatttttatttttgtatttaatgtaatattaattatttttttatctatacctcttattatattaataatatgaacaataaatattaaaaataaattaataataataaggttaattttataaaattattattctctttcatcatttattagttttatttgtaTGAAACAACATGATAATTATAATAGAATAGAtagaatgtttttttatgtgatggtggaaaaaaacacatttcaaaataaataacacatattatttatgaaaaacataaagaaacacaaaataaaaatttaatgtatgtgtattttataaaatctttaaattcatggtcataaataacaatttaaaacactattcaaaagtttaataaaaacaattgatttacatttttcagaatagtgtataaaaattaaattctaaaataaattatatacacACATtacgaataaaaatattattttttttgcatctttttgtataatttgttagttaataacaacttttatatgaatttttgaGACGTGACagtgcataaaaattaaattctaaaaatcgCATGCATGCATATACGTATGCATGCATTACGTGTGAAAAATGTGtgaataatattattctttttttatttcgttCTCATGAGATTACAATTTTCAGTCAGCAATGActtaaatatgaaagataaaatgaaagTACATTTAATCAATGCGTACTTTAAATGTTTGATTTCTTCAACCTAGATAATGCAACACAGAAATGAAATTAACCTAGCTCTGGATGCACATCATCCAGCcagataaaattttgtgtttcttCTCTTACTCACTTCCCGTGAGACACTTACAACTTAGTACTTAGCCCCCACACACTTTGAGATATCTAGATCTCCAGCATCTCTATGTAACCACCTTCCCCATGAATCTCTcctatattttagttttaattttggttttggtttgctGCATGGAAGAAATTATGGTCACGCCGAGCAGGAAGCGGAGTTTCCAAAGAGAACAATAATCAACCAGTGTTTTGCTTCTGCTTGCTGCTTTCCATTCTaccagtttttgttttttgtttttattattaattgatcAATTGAGCATAAACAAATTCTTCGATCCCCTTGACAGTTACTGAGTTGTTACATGCTTCATCTAGGTAGTTACAAACCCACCTTTGTCAATgttgttttattgcattaactGGAACTGTATCTCTGATTCTGTTCTTCAATTtctgatatttattcatttatttctcatttattaCATTAGGTTCAACTGTGAAGATGCTCCTTCCAGCGAGGAAaaggtcgaaattgaacaaagttGTGACCTTTATCAGGAAATTGGTCTTCTGAGACCACCCTGAAATAGTCCCAGTCaacaattttgattattttcccTATTTCTTTGCCTTTTTCAGTGAGGATTGGAGTGGGAGAGTGAATGGAGGTTGGGGAAATGGACAGAAAGGAGCCACAAGTTGAGGTTCCTTGGAGCCCCGGCACCCCTATTAAGGCCGTTCCTATGAAACCAATGCCGATCTGCTCGCCTGGGGAGAGAAATCAAATGGGTCATCATGCAAATGGAGCAGTTGCATGTGATGAATTTTCACACGGCCAAGACAAAATTGGTGGGTTAGGTGATGGGTCAAATGTTGCCACTGACGGTGGCAAAACTTGTGAACCGACAGATTCGGATGCTGTTTCCAACTATAGCAAACTTGGGTTTTGTGAACAATTGTTTGCGGTTGAGGCTGAATCGAGGAACTCTAGTGTGACACAAGGGAATAATGATGGATTGAAGAATCCTTTTGTTCCTTCATTCATCCTTGACAATGTCCAAGACCCTCAGGGTAAGTTCTATGTTTTGTCCTTGCAACTCTTGGTAAGtgacattttattaaatattcccCTCCACATCTCACTGGAATTCTGAGCACAAGCAACGACAGTATCAAGGTAAATTAAGAATTTACACAGAACACTGatgatgaataaataaaaaatagaggtAGCAACAGCTAGAGGATACccgatataaatttgaatgatatTAGGCATAATATATATTTCCATTATCATCCATTTTGTATTGAAATGAGGACAATCTGAATGGGAAGTCAGTTTTTAACTTATAGAATTACATTCAAAGAACTAGTTTGTGACTAAAATGATTTATTCGCATTTTGCTTGCATTTTTCTCCTTGAAAATTATCAACCTTGAGACCATGTTGCTCTATAGCATTCATAAAACCTTTTGCGCCTCAAGCACAATATCCACCATTTTCTTATCAATAAGCTTCTGCTTTAATTTCCAGACTTGGTCTATCTAGGATCATATTGCTCTTACACTTGTTTGCATATTCTCTTTTGACACAGAATCATACATTGCTTGCTGTAGCATGAAAACTTCACAGGATACCCTATTTACACTTGACAATGCCAACAAAGAAGGCATAAAAATAGCATCAATGCAAGTCAATATGGAAGAAAAGGATCCAGgaggggaagagagaaatgcccCTGCCAATAAGCTTGACAATAATGTACCGCCAAACAGCAAAGAACTCTGTGACCCTGCAATGGAATTTGCTGCTGTTTCTTCACCATTGAAAGAGAATCACAACCCAGATAAGGGAAGCAGTCATGATACTGATCTTAATAAAACACCACAACAAAAACCAAGGAGAAGAAAGCACCGTCCCAAGGTCATCAAAGAAGGCAAACCCAAAAGAACTCGGAAGCCTGCTACCCCAAAGCCTGTTCAACCAAAAGAAAACACACCTGTCAAGAGGAAGTATGTGAGAAAGAATACAGTGAACAAGACTTCTACTCCTCCTACCGAAGAGGCTAGGGAATTGAGTAAAGAAATGTCTCGTAAAAGGTCCTTAAATTTCGACATAGGAACAACAGATGAAAGTTCTGCTGCCATAGATAATACAACTGCACTATTGGGAAAAGAAAATGGTATTCTCGTTCAAGAAACAAATGTAGGTTCTGCATTTGATCTAAACACGTCCATGAAGCAGGCATCAAACAGTTACATGTCACTACCAGAAGACAAACAAGCCCTTAATACATCTCCTTCGAGAAGAAAAAGCTCAGGGACAAAGCCAGAGGAAAACACGCCTCCCAAGAGGAAGTATGTGAGAAGGAAAGGAGTGAACAAGACTTCTGCTCCTCCAATAGAAGTTCCTGGAAATTTGACTAAAGAAACAATGTCTGCATCTGCCCAAACATCATGCACAGAGTCCATATTTGATGAAAGAGCAAGAGATCAAAGTTATACAGTCAAAGAGAATCCAACTGGGCATCCAGGCAGTGAAATTGGTGTACTCATGAAGGAAATGAATGTGGGCCTTGCCTATGATTTAAACACTTCCAGGAAGCAGGCATTAAATGATGACGCGACATTACCTAAGGACACACAAGCCCCAAGTTCATCTTCAAAAATCAATCTCCCTGGgacaaagagaaaagaaaacctGACTGGCAAGAGGAAGAATGCGGGGAAAAAAGGATCAAATCCGTCTCCTATTCCTCCAACAGAAATTACAGAATTGACTGAAGCAAGGATGCTTGAATCTAACATGTCATGGAGAAGATCCTTAAATTTGGATATGGGAAATGTAGGCAGAGAAAATTTGGATTTGCACACAGGGAAGGAAAATCTGGTGTTAGAGGAAAGAATAGTAGGTCCCACCTATAAAGACACTTGGTTGAAAGAGGCAGTAAATATTTGCATGTCATTACCTGAGGAAACACGACGCCCAAGTACATCTATTTCAAAATGCACTTCTGCTGGGTCAAAGCTGAATGCCAACTCTgtagagaagaaaaacaaaaaaggccGGGCAACTGCTCGGGGTGGAAACATCAGTAATAGTCAAAGTTCATCAATAAGGTCACAAATGGTTGGTTCAAAGAGAAAACATTCTGGCACCTTTAATCGTGCAGATGACAGCAGCATGAATCTGATTGGAGTGCAATATAATGGACTGCCCTCATACCAAACTAGCATTTGCCTTCAGTTTCCAAAAATACAGAAGAAAAGAACTGAAACGGGGAATGCAACAAAAGAAGTCCAACAGACATGCCCTCAGGAAGATGCTCTAGGACATCCATATGCATCAAGCTCCAGCTGCTGGACTTATGGTTCTGGATATAATACAGCTAGAGTCCCAGCCACAAGTGGATCgacagaaaaattaaaaattgataatacTCAAACATTCAATGAGTTCGTCTTGTCTTTGAAAAGGCTGGCAGAAAGATCTCAAACCTCTACTTGTGATCATGGTTCTCTAACCAGAATTAGAAACTGTGATACTGAACCAAATTATACTGCAAAACAAGTAGGCGTCTCTGGCAGAGAAACATTTGGGGATGCAATTGGTGCTTTAGTTGCAGAGACATGTACACCACCCACAAAAAAGAAGCGGAATAGAAAGAAAAGTGTTCCTTCCAGTTCAGCACATTCTACCACAAATGAGATGCTACAGAACCATAATTTTACATTGGAAAATTACCCTCTGCCAATGGGGAAGCCATCAGGTATTTGAGAATCCTTATTTTTGTGTCAGCAACATTATATAAATCTCAAAGGACAAATAATTCCACCATGAATTTTTTTGCATTGCAGACATTGTTCCTGAAGTACTATGGAACACCATGAACAATATTGATGCATTAACATTGCAATTTAGACAACTAAACTTAAACACAGAAGTCAGAGACCTTGCATTTCATGAGCAGAATGCACTTGTCCCTTATAAACAGCAAAACAGCCTTATCCATGGAGATGGGGTCATCGTTCCCTTTCACATTAAGAAACAGCATCTACGACCAAAGGTCGACCTTGATGATGAGACTGATAGAGTGTGGAAGCTTTTGCTGTTAGATATAAACAGTCATGGGATTGATGGAACAGATGAAGATAAGGCAAAGTGGTGGGAAGAAGAACGAAATGTGTTTCGAGGACGAGCCGACTCTTTTATTGCACGAATGCATCTTGTACAAGGTATCATGTTTGACATTATTCACCTTTGACACACACCTCTATCTGGGCACCAACTTATATGTGATCAAtgaagtggaagaaataagaaaaggaaagatgCAAGACAAAACTACACTTTAAAAGCATATCATATGTTATGTCTGCCTACTTCCCATATATATTGAACCAAAAAGTTCATGGTAAACCCCACCCaccaataactaaaaaaaaaaagaaaaaaggtccCCTAGACCACCACAACatgaattatgaaattatttgtACAACCTAGGTCAGTGATAATATCACAAGAACAATGCAAGGGTCACTCTCggtgtttaaaaaatttagtaccTCCACTTTGGCGGTCATCTATTAGGGGgttttcttgaaattgattGAAGGCAAGACAGATATAATAGCATCCTATATCTCATCCATCACGGCATCACGCATAAATTTCAGCATCTCTTATAAGCAATAAATCATCGTGGTATTTAAAGATAAGtagcataaatattttttcaggtGTAGTGTACATAAACCTCAATGACCCAATCTAATTTGACTAAAACACATGTAGCActtactaaaatattataatgaaaCCACGTCATCAGGATATTGTTACAGCTtagaagagaataaaataattgcaattttatcttgaaaaaaaaaacaatgtgcaGAAAATCTACTCCATGAACAATCAAAAACTTCAGACAATAAGAGCTTCTTACATTGAGTTCATATATCAATATAAATCATATTCAACAGGAGACAGACGATTTTCTCGATGGAAAGGATCAGTTGTGGATTCAGTGGTTGGAGTTTTCCTCACCCAAAATGTCACTGACCATCTTTCCAGGTATAAACTTTACAAGATTAATTTTGGCAAATTTATAACTTAATGGCATGCCACAGCAACATTTTCTATTCTATGTTGACAGCTCTGCATTCATGTCCCTTGCTGCTCGATTTCCCAAAATTTCAAGCAGCATGTGCAAAACACACCATGCAGAAGACACAAGACTGGTAGTCAACAAACCACAAGTGCATATAGTGGAACCGGAAGAGAGCACTGAATGGGATGTAAAATTATTGAATCAATCTGTTTATGACCAGCCTTCTCCAACAATAGATATAGTTGAGCATTCTCGAGAAAAAGAAGCCTTCAACAGCAATGAATCCTGTGGAACTACCAGCAGTGTAATTAGCTTAACAGATGAATCAAACTCCAGATTGTCAGAATTACCTCAAAAGAATATTAAGGAACACTGTAGTCCAATGAGAAGTGGACTACTTAGTGCTTCAATTgaggaaggagaagaaaaatcATGTTACGATGGTGATAGGAAAGAGTTAAATGACATAGTTTCATCCCAAGGCTCTGTTATTTCATCTCAAATATCTGGAgatttttcaaatgatcaaaatcCTGAGAAAATAGGATCATGCTCAGATAGCAACTCAGAAGTAGAAGTTTTGTCCAGCACAGCAAAGTACAACCATTTTGGTAGCAACACTTCCTTCAGTAAACTCCTCGAAATGGTTAGTTCAACCAAGTTTTATGCAGATAACAGTCAAAAAAGCGAATCAATTGAGAACTTAAGAGATGCATATGATCAACATATACACAGGCAGCATAACAACACAATAGAAAGCTTGAAAAAATCAAGTGCTACTCAGGGCTCTGCAGAAGCATCCATCATCCTATCTGATGAATATACTTTGAAACTCGCCCCCAACTTAGGAATGCTTGATGTTAACTGCTTTGATCCTTTCAAAACAGAAGCATCAACAAGtgacttcttaaaaaaaaaggatgaaaataGCATGAACAGATCTAGTCTTCAAACAACAGAACCTGGAGGCCAAGTTGCAACTACCCATTCTCAAAGTATTGTATCTCAAGTCCATCCTCAGGAACAAAGCAATCACCAGCAGCAAAGTTTTTTCAACATTTCTGGACAAACTCAAGATCTTATGCAGAAAGGAAGGGGGTCAGATCTTGGTGAGCAAAAAAATGCCATGAGGAATGGAACCAATGAGATAAGTTCTGCCCCAATAAAATTTAAGAGCAaggaacaagaaaaagagaaaaaggatgaTTTTGACTGGGATAGTTTAAGAATTGAAGCACAGGCTAAGGCTGGGAAAAGAGAAAAGACAGATAACACCATGGATTCTTTGGACTGGGATGCTGTGAGATGTGCAGATGTCAGTGAAATCGCTGAGACCATCAAAGAACGGGGCATGAACAACAGGCTTGCAGATCGTATTAAGGTACAACCAAATTCCATGAAATATTTCTTATAACTTTCTGGAGACAGACAGCCTATGAATGCAACTTATATTTTACATGATACACTGCAGAATTTCTTAAATCGATTGGTTGAAGAACATGGAAGCATTGACCTTGAATGGCTTAGAGACGTTCCACCTGACAAAGCAAAGTAAGTCCAGTGGTTAATTAAACTACTTAATGAAGTACTATTTCTCATAGGCACAATAATGTGAGCATTTCTTGACTCTGATTGGAGAAACCAGCATCCAGAACTCTCTCAATTCATTCACTAGTAACAAACTCACAAGTGAAGAGACCTATTTCAAGTAGGCAAtatattcataataaaaattgatttcgTGCATACAGAGAATACTTGCTCAGCATAAGAGGATTGGGACTAAAAAGTGTGGAATGTGTGCGGCTTTTAACACTGCACCATCTTGCCTTCCCGGTAAGTTGAAAGAAGCAATTACAGCAATATGGAATAAATCTGATAAATTGTTGACATATAACAGGTAGACACAAATGTCGGACGTATAGCAGTACGACTGGGATGGGTCCCTCTACAGCCACTGCCTGAGTCACTGCAGTTGCATCTCCTAGAATTGTGAGTACATAAATGATATGAGGCATTAGTTCTGTTGATATGAAGAACTAATATCATTGTCTTATGCAGGTACCCAGTGTTGGAGTCAATACAAAAATATCTCTGGCCTCGACTATGCAAGCTAGATCAGGAAACACTGTaaagattttcttttcaatttacttggcaaaataaaaaataaaatacaaataaattctTTGTTTCTGCAAGTTTAGCAAAGGTTTGGATATTAATTCTTggtttttgcttcttttttatgttaatattgCAGATATGAGCTACATTACCAGATGATTACATTTGGAAAGGTAAATTACAATTTCTAAAGAGACTGACCTTACTTAACTAAAACCCGTTATGATTGGGACAAAAACTACAATGAATGCAGGTCTTCTGTACAAAAAGCAAACCAAATTGTAATGCATGCCCAATGAGAGGAGAATGTAGACACTTCGCTAGTGCATTTGCAAGGTATGTATATTAAAATTCTTTGCAAAATATAGAACTCTAGAAGGCACTGAAAGCATTATAGTTGGGCAATAGGTGACGAACTTGACGGACAAAATACTAGGTTCATATATCCAGAAATATAATACTCGCTACCTTAGTGTACTGACAGTACTATTGCATTCTATCCTTATCACGATTGTTTAATTAAGAAATGTTTACTTAAGTGACAACTGAAAATGATCTCAATACCACACTGAACCAAATAATATGCATGTATTGCAAGTTATGATAGATCAATTACAAATAAACAATATTGTATGCAGTGCAAGGCTTGCACTGCCTGGACCAGAGCAGAAGAGTATAGTTAGCACAACTGGAAATAGTGTGATTGACCAGAACCCATCTGAAATCATCAGTCAGTTGCACTTGCCTCCCCCTGAGAGCACGGCCCAAGCAGATGATATTCAACTAACAGAAGTGAGCAGACAGTTGGAATCAAAATCTGAAATAAATATTTGCCAACCTATCATTGAAGAGCCCACAACTCCAGAGCCAGAATGCTTGCAAGTATCACAAACTGATATAGAGGATGCTTTCTATGAGGATTTATGTGAAATTCCAACCATCAATCTTAACATAGAAGAGTTCACTATGAATTTACAAAATTACATGCAAGAAAAAATGGAACTTCAAGAAGCTGAAATGTCAAAGGCATTGGTTGCTTTGAATCCAGAAGCTGCTTCCATTCCTATGCCCAAGCTAAAGAATGTGAGCCGATTACGAACAGAGCATTGTGTGTAAGTAAATAACTAACTCATCTCCTACTACATGACATTGAGTGCACTATCAAGATTTCATAATAATTACCACAAATGCAAGACCAGCAATCAGTAATTACATGTCCAGAATTATAAATACAGCAATATTCAATGATGAGTGTAAAAGAATCTTGCATGTAATAAATCCTGAGTTTAGGCAGATATCACAACCACCATGCTACGGTAGGCAAAATTTCTAACAAATTGTGCTGATTGTGTTTACTTTTATACAGTTATGAACTCCCAGATACGCATCCTCTTCTCCAAGGGGTTAGTAATTGCTGCATCTATTAATCAAAGCTATGTTTCACCCTGTATGTCCATCTTTTATTAACTATTTGTGCATTACAGTGGGACACACGAGAGCCTGATGATCCAGGCAAATATCTTCTTGCTATATGGACTCCAGGTAGACAAAAATAGCAATTTCACTACCTTGTCTCCTACTAGATGAATTTAAATATGCTGCTAGTCTTTGCCTGCTCCATGCAGCAGCACAATAAGTTGGGAAATGTTTTCTTTCAGCTTTCTGGTGTTTCCTAACTCATTTTAACGAATAAATTATTGCATTAGGTGAGACAGCAAATTCTATACAGCCACCAGAAAGCAAATGCAGCTCTCAAGAAGAATGTGGCCAACTCTGTAATGAGAATGAATGTTTCTCGTGCAACAGTTTCCGTGAAGCAAATTCTCAGATAGTTAGAGGGACACTCCTGGTCTGAATGCTtatcaaaatcattgttttaacCATATGTAGCTTACTAATTCTTATACATTATGGGAACAGGGGAGGGAATACATCTCCATAGAAATTCAAGCATTATAATAGACTGACttgaatttatgataaatatgagCAGATACCATGTCGAACAGCTACACGGGGGAGCTTTCCACTGAATGGCACCTATTTCCAAGTCAATGAGGTAAAATAATGTGAAATTCTGACTGCTAAATCTCTTTTCCTCTTATACttgtttattgaaatttaagCAGTACCAACCTGTATCATTTGAACCAGGTATTTGCTGACCATGACTCAAGTCTCAACCCAATTAGTGTGCCTCGAAGTTGGATCTGGAACCTCAACAGGCGAACAGTATATTTTGGAACCTCCGTAACAACAATATTTAAAGGTAAAGACTTGAGAATTCATTGTAATGGTAAGATATAAATTACTGTGCATTAACAATGAACTTGAATATATGAATTTTGTCAATCAGGTTTAACAACACAAGAAATTCAACAATGCTTTTGGAGAGGTAAGATTTAATTCACAGAATGTAATACTGTTTTGTTAATTGAATATCCTACTTTAGCCAGTTTTTATTGAGACATACTACAGGATCGAATAAATAAACGCACTTCTAGCACCTTATTTGTTAAAACACTATGAATGCCATCATGCGACCATAATATGCCACCTCACATGATCTATAGGTTTTAGGTTAATTGTGCAAGCATTTTAAGCATTATATATGCACATGCTTCTATAATTTGTAAGTTCTAGGAAAACTTGCTTCGTTGACTTAAGTTAACAACAGTGCTAACAAGATCAAAGATAACTAGCAAACCAACCAAAAACACAACTTGCTTTCATAAGCAAAGAGAAAGATATGAACTAACCTACTTAGTAGAGTAAATTGTTGGTGTATCAACTTGTTTATTGTCTTCATCTCATCCAGAAGCATTTTGTGACTAATGAAATCTAATTGACAACTTGCACTATTTACCAATGTACTTCTGGTATCAAAACTCCTCAAACTGTAACTGAAACCCTTAATAGCAATTCCCTTGTGCCATCGCTGTCCATTCTATACCCACTTCATCGAATAATTCTAGAAACCTTGTTTCCTTACTTTGTCAGtcatttcatattttcattgtCAGGCTTCTATGATCCATATTATCTTCTCCTAGTGGAAGATTCATGCGCACTCTAGCATGCATACTCGGAGGTATTCGAATACTTTCAATGTGTGTTTACCTTTTCATAGATTTTTGAAAACTCTCGGTCATCTAATGTCCATACCCTTCTGTGTATGACACTATATTGGCTCCTTGCTTTTCTGACCTTAAACTGCATCGTGAACACTTCTATATAAATACGAAATAGTACTTTGGAATACAAATTACGAGCTGCATCGTTGTACTAAACAATTTTTTAGCTCTAGCTTCCTTGctggttttttattattatcatttatcacTAATATACTAGTGCAATGTACATGCTAATATAACTTAT
This region includes:
- the LOC114382366 gene encoding DNA glycosylase/AP lyase ROS1-like isoform X2, giving the protein MEVGEMDRKEPQVEVPWSPGTPIKAVPMKPMPICSPGERNQMGHHANGAVACDEFSHGQDKIGGLGDGSNVATDGGKTCEPTDSDAVSNYSKLGFCEQLFAVEAESRNSSVTQGNNDGLKNPFVPSFILDNVQDPQESYIACCSMKTSQDTLFTLDNANKEGIKIASMQVNMEEKDPGGEERNAPANKLDNNVPPNSKELCDPAMEFAAVSSPLKENHNPDKGSSHDTDLNKTPQQKPRRRKHRPKVIKEGKPKRTRKPATPKPVQPKENTPVKRKYVRKNTVNKTSTPPTEEARELSKEMSRKRSLNFDIGTTDESSAAIDNTTALLGKENGILVQETNVGSAFDLNTSMKQASNSYMSLPEDKQALNTSPSRRKSSGTKPEENTPPKRKYVRRKGVNKTSAPPIEVPGNLTKETMSASAQTSCTESIFDERARDQSYTVKENPTGHPGSEIGVLMKEMNVGLAYDLNTSRKQALNDDATLPKDTQAPSSSSKINLPGTKRKENLTGKRKNAGKKGSNPSPIPPTEITELTEARMLESNMSWRRSLNLDMGNVGRENLDLHTGKENLVLEERIVGPTYKDTWLKEAVNICMSLPEETRRPSTSISKCTSAGSKLNANSVEKKNKKGRATARGGNISNSQSSSIRSQMVGSKRKHSGTFNRADDSSMNLIGVQYNGLPSYQTSICLQFPKIQKKRTETGNATKEVQQTCPQEDALGHPYASSSSCWTYGSGYNTARVPATSGSTEKLKIDNTQTFNEFVLSLKRLAERSQTSTCDHGSLTRIRNCDTEPNYTAKQVGVSGRETFGDAIGALVAETCTPPTKKKRNRKKSVPSSSAHSTTNEMLQNHNFTLENYPLPMGKPSDIVPEVLWNTMNNIDALTLQFRQLNLNTEVRDLAFHEQNALVPYKQQNSLIHGDGVIVPFHIKKQHLRPKVDLDDETDRVWKLLLLDINSHGIDGTDEDKAKWWEEERNVFRGRADSFIARMHLVQGDRRFSRWKGSVVDSVVGVFLTQNVTDHLSSSAFMSLAARFPKISSSMCKTHHAEDTRLVVNKPQVHIVEPEESTEWDVKLLNQSVYDQPSPTIDIVEHSREKEAFNSNESCGTTSSVISLTDESNSRLSELPQKNIKEHCSPMRSGLLSASIEEGEEKSCYDGDRKELNDIVSSQGSVISSQISGDFSNDQNPEKIGSCSDSNSEVEVLSSTAKYNHFGSNTSFSKLLEMVSSTKFYADNSQKSESIENLRDAYDQHIHRQHNNTIESLKKSSATQGSAEASIILSDEYTLKLAPNLGMLDVNCFDPFKTEASTSDFLKKKDENSMNRSSLQTTEPGGQVATTHSQSIVSQVHPQEQSNHQQQSFFNISGQTQDLMQKGRGSDLGEQKNAMRNGTNEISSAPIKFKSKEQEKEKKDDFDWDSLRIEAQAKAGKREKTDNTMDSLDWDAVRCADVSEIAETIKERGMNNRLADRIKNFLNRLVEEHGSIDLEWLRDVPPDKAKEYLLSIRGLGLKSVECVRLLTLHHLAFPVDTNVGRIAVRLGWVPLQPLPESLQLHLLELYPVLESIQKYLWPRLCKLDQETLYELHYQMITFGKVFCTKSKPNCNACPMRGECRHFASAFASARLALPGPEQKSIVSTTGNSVIDQNPSEIISQLHLPPPESTAQADDIQLTEVSRQLESKSEINICQPIIEEPTTPEPECLQVSQTDIEDAFYEDLCEIPTINLNIEEFTMNLQNYMQEKMELQEAEMSKALVALNPEAASIPMPKLKNVSRLRTEHCVYELPDTHPLLQGWDTREPDDPGKYLLAIWTPGETANSIQPPESKCSSQEECGQLCNENECFSCNSFREANSQIVRGTLLIPCRTATRGSFPLNGTYFQVNEVFADHDSSLNPISVPRSWIWNLNRRTVYFGTSVTTIFKGLTTQEIQQCFWRGFYDPYYLLLVEDSCAL